cctctttttttattaactgCCACTTGTTGACTCGCTGGCTGTTATTCAAATTGAACGCCTCTTCCGCTAACCGCAAAAAAGGGTATGCCAAAGGATTAGGTTGCGTGAGTCTAATTGTCCCTTCAATAGGGTAATTTCTCTGACACAAGTTCTCATGATATTATATAATCAGCGGTTTTTTGATTGGCCACTTGAATCGAACACAACTTTGGGGCGTCACGCGGGcgttttaaattgtatggAATGGGTGCTTAAGAGGCGTTAAAGTTGCTGGAGGAACTTGatattaaacaacaaaagaaatcaCAGGATGAATTGGAAAATAATTTGAGAGTAGCTTGAACACAATTCTCTAGacttttttgctgtttatacccgctacccatagggaagaagggtattataacttctATCTagacatgtccgtctgtccgtctgtgtgtctgtccgtctgtccgtccgtccgtatgaaacactggatctcagagactataagagatagagctataattttttttcgacagcatttgttatgtttgcacgcagatcaagtttgtctcaaatttttgctatttcaaaattgttaaaaatataacaatttttgtCGACATTTTTCAATCATTTAATAGATCTAAAGTGTTTTTAGTTCTGCTTGAAAATTTCCAGAAATTTTGCTTCGATTTCGTACCTAATTTATGCAGAATATTGTGAAAAGATCTCTCAGATAGTACGGCATATAATTGGATTGAATGCGCACTGAGTCTATATGGATCTTTTATATCTTTCCCATAAATCGAAACGCACTTTACATTGATGCATTCAAAAGAGGACGCCCCGTAGCATGCAACCCCTAAATGCAGAAAGACAACAGAGTGCCACATCAGCATAGAAACAACGTGCAACACTTCATTTGTCAGtgaaacacgcacacacacaacataccATATATATTCACACATTTGCCATTGTGTGGCATCCCTAGAACAGCATCAACACATCTGCTGGGCTAAAAGACAAAACGCAGCCACATCACCTGGTATCGGGTTCGATGTTGTTCAGtcctcaactcgactcgactctgCGTGTGTCGCTCTGTTGCTCTGGGCCAAGTTGCGCCTGCAGCTTCTTGACTTTTGCAAAACCTTTCTTATGTTGCAACAATGCAACTTGCAGCCCTTTGTGGCAGCGCTAAACCCTTTCTAAAGTTTCTGCCAATCGCAAGTTGCAttcaaaaacgaaaattcaTTCCCCACCCCATactaaaaacgaaaactggaaaatggaaaatccTCAACTCGTGCATTccaaattgtttgcaattgtAACGAATTGTTTGTTACCCATCAATCCAGGGGTTGCAACCCCGAAGGGGGGAGAGAGTACGCGGATTTTACAATCACAATTTGGAAGCCGTGTAACCCTTATAACGATGCGATTTTTagctcactcactcactgaGTTTTAACTGCGTCTCTCCAGCTAATTATATTAGTCGATTCTCTTCGCTTACAACGAAAGTCATAAAAACAGCTGCCCACATAACATTTCACATGTATCAAAgcgtgtatatatattttaaacttttcacCCGCATTGCAAAAACTGTCCAACTGTCTAATCCCTTAACCAGCTCAAAACTGATAAAACGACAAAAGAGGCAAACTGACGGCCAAAAGCCGCTTACAGCAATCATCTAATCAAATCTTTTGAAGTTATTATCTATGGCGATTAATCATTtagtttgaatttaaatgattaatacaatttatagtttagtcttttatattttcaaacagAGTAATTGGATTGCTttcaatatatgtaaaatataataataaacaaaaataaagtttgtATTTGTGGCGATTAATCATTtagtttgaatttaaatgattaataaattttgatagtttacaattttaaaataagtaattggattggaatatatataaaatactatatgcatatgtaaaatatgtttttgaaGTTATTATCTATGGATATTAATCATTtagtttgaatttaaatgattaataaatttgatagTTTATTCTCTTACATTTTAAAACTGAGTAATTGGATTGCTTACAAAAATATggatttaaaattattaccttatttaatattaatttaaatgattaataCTTTTGATAGTTTATTCTTTTACCATTTGAAAATAAGTAATTACCTATGTAAAATGTGAATGAAAGATCTCATTCATTGAAAATTTTCAtgtataaattttcaattgttttggGCTAAACGTTTTTCATCAGCTGAAAGGAagttctcatttttttttataaaacacTGCAAGGATTATCTTACAGCACAGGATGTTGTTGATATGTTAGGCGGCATTCTTTCGGTTGtaaatcaataatttttgCCATGACACGTTATGAAATTTGAGAGCTGCTGTCGCTGACACTGCGCAGATTTCAAACTCAAAAGTCCAGTCCAGAAGAAGAAAGCTTCCTGGCCCCGAAGCTGGGCAAAACGTTAGGCGATTTTCCAATTATTATGCATGATTGAGTTTTGGGCAATGCACGAAATTGTATTGCAGAAAGGGGGAAGAGCATGGAGAAGAAGGGGGGCACAAAGGCTAGAAACCCTTCCGCTTGAGCGTCTATCGGCAATGCAGCAGCTAACCGCAGGACAAGGCACAAGCGATGGCGAATGGCGGGCATTCAATTGGAagattgaataaaatttgccttaaaatagcaaaaatattgaaaacttgGCCAATTTATGCGACGCAGGCTACTTGAACTTCATTGagttggaaaattgaaaagaaaaagccCAAAcgaaaacatatttataaatacttgAAGATAACGCAAATTTTCCACCTCTTTCCTCTTTTCCAGACTGCGGCAAAAGTtacaaagaagaagaagaggaggtCGAAGAGGAACACGAGCAAGAATATGCTGAAAACTTGAGTCGCAAACGCAGCGCTGGCCAATTGGATGCGGCTCTCGAGGATGAAGTGCTCAATCTGGCACGCAGCGAATCACCACCGTCCAAGCGCTTGGCTCTCGATGCCCCACCAACGGCAACAGCCACACCAACAGCCCCCCAGCAACCACAACATgccgcagcagccgctgccatgtccgccatgGGTTTGCCTCCGATGGCCTTTGGACCGGAGGACATGCAACAAgcgttgcaattgcagctgcatAGCTACATTGAAATGGTCCGTCAACTGGCGCCCGATGCATTCCCCAATCCCAATCTTGCCACACAATTTCTGCTGCAAAATTCGCTGCAAGCACTCGCACAATTCCAAGCGCTGCAGCAACTCAAACAACAGCGAGAGCAGCCGCCACTTAATGAGTCCATCTCTTTGCCTCCCGCTCGCCATTATTCCACACCCGTCAGCAAATCGCCACTGCGCAGCCCATCGCTATCGCCTGTGGCACGTTCCAACGatcaacagccacagcagcagcatcaacgcACTCCGCCCAATTCACTAACTGCCGCTGCCGCAATGGGATTGAGCAGCGCTGTGTTGACGCCAAATACGCCGAGCATGCAACATCAAGCATCCGGAGCATCAGCGAGCACGCCCAAACCCATGTCAAGTGGCGCCACAGTGGCCGCTGTGATGGCCACCAAGCTGGAGCAGTCACCTGAAGAGACCACCGATCTGGAGGAGCTGGAACAGTTTGCCAAGACCTTCAAGCAGCGTCGCATTAAGTTGGGATTCACCCAAGGTGATGTGGGATTGGCCATGGGCAAACTCTATGGCAATGACTTTTCGCAGACGACAATCTCGCGCTTTGAGGCGCTCAATCTGAGCTTCAAGAACATGTGCAAACTGAAGCCGTTGCTGCAAAAGTGGCTCGAAGATGCGGACAGCAGTGTGGCCAAATCCGGCGGCGGAGTCTTCAACATCAACACCATGACCACGAATTTGGCCAGCACACCTGAGAGCATCTTGGGACGGCGACGCAAGAAGCGCACTTCGATTGAGACGACAATTCGCGGTGCCCTCGAGCAGGCTTTTGTGCTGAACTGCAAACCCACCTCGGAGGAGATCAATCAGCTATCCGAGCGCCTTCACATGGACAAGGAGGTGGTTCGTGTGTGGTTCTGCAATCGCCGGCAGAAGGAGAAACGCATCAATCCCTCACTGGACCTGGACAGTCCAACAGGCACACCGCTGAGTAGTCATGCCTTTGGCTATCCACCCCAAGCCCTCAATATGTCCAATGGTCATGCGTTGCTCGAGGCGAGTTCGTTTTGCGGCAGCTCAATTAGTTCTGGCGAATAAGTTGTTCCTTTGATCAACTCTTGTACATAGAAAGATACCTCCAAatcttccacacacacacattccacACACAAAACTGCATATCGTTCCCTTTTATGCTCCCCCCCCTTAGGTGATAGCGAGTCGTATCAGAAGAATCCATTACGAATTTACAAGTACATATGCATAGATTATGTTAAGCACTGTATTGGATCTACGTAGAGTTCCTAGAGTTTCCATGTAGTCAACCTATATAGAAACCCAACtaaatactatcgataactgtTGTGTGTACGTATGTGTCCAGCATGCCAAtctatcaatatactatactttactatatatttaatataaaataacaccctaataataatgataagtCTATGTAATATACCTACAACTTTACCTATACTTAAACCTACCACATAAAGATGTTGTTGTACGATGTCCAATTGTAAATTGATCTTAAACTCTTAGATCTAACATAAAACActgaaatttcaataaaaatcattaaaaacaaataatggaaaatgttttttaaatctCTTTCGATTTCTGAATTGTATTCTACTTTGAAGAAACTCAACAAAAACTTGTTAAAAGTTTTGCCTCCGTTTTTTAAGGTTAACGAGTTAAAACCCGGCTTCAGtttataattcaattagttGAGCTATAGCATATCCTTGGTTTATACTGCCATatcccacacatacacacttgtATCTCATTAGAAGCtacctaaataaatatttaagtacaTATTTAGTTAACTGATTTCGAACCCAAGGATCCCATCCGGACAGGACACGCGCCAAGCGCAAAcacacaattttttaataaacttcCTCTCTTCCAAAGGAAAAAAGGGACCCGCACCAACCCCTTTGCAGCCGTCCTTCTTTTCGTCGAGGACATACACGCATTGTTGTTTAGGCGAAAATCTCAGCACTGGATTTGTTGGATAAGAAATCACTTCATCTTTGCCCCTGCAACACTTAATATGGCATCTGAAATACAGTTCCATACCAAATGAAACCCCTATTTGTATATCGAAGCAAGCGTGTAAATCCATTTGACCGCCCAACTCTAACCCTTCCCCTACCCTTACCCCGGGGGTGGGGGTAAGCGACTTTAGATGGTGCCGTTTTCTGATTCGTTTAGGACGAATTCAACTTTTGCCGGTGGGGTGGGACGAAAAGGGTTTATACCATAAATTCACACATAGTTATGTCATATGGTGCTCGGGTGGTTGTTgttctagtttttttttgtcgttgtcgttgtccttgttgttgttgtcgttgttgttgttctggaGCGTCCTTTTGTATTGTGTCGCAGTTGTAAGTTATCTTGGGTCATTCGCTAaacttcaaattgaaaacaactCCAAAAGTGGGCTTTAAATGGTGTATACCTTTAATTATTCTAAGAGAGCTATTCAAGAATCTACAGccaaaatacttttaatggAAACTTAGTCTATGATGTtcaattttacatttgtatAATACTTTGTGCCTCGGTTGAAACATTCTTAAACGAACACTGCTATTTTTGTGAGCATAGATTCATTGTGAAAAAAAAGCTGTTCACatctttttaataaaattgataacaACTAGTAAATAATCTTAGTATTCTTTTATTCGGACACTTCACCTGAAGAGATAGTTATAAAATTTTCACAGTATTTGGCACGAAATTACAAGGTAATCTCTATGTTAAGTATATAACTTGAAATTACAAAGTTCTtagtaaatatgtaaatattcaatttaaaggCCATTTTATTGGCTGTGCTCAGCACATcaaaagcatttcaatttcgCCTGCCAGCAATGGTTTATGTACTACGTAAACACTCAGACCCACAACTGGACAACTGGACAACAGAAGCTGAGACCTCGGGCATAGACACAGAAGCATCCGAAGAGCACTCACACATAATTGGCAAAGTCGAGAGAGCTGCTGGTTGAATGTTATCAGTTCGCTGCAGATGAAGAAAACATTCAAAGGAAACGAAATCGCTTTGAGTTTTCAGCCCATATTCAAAATGTCCTGCCGCCTGCCTGCCATTCGCCATtcgccacttgccacatgctcCACTTGCTTCATGCCTGCCCTCAGGTCATTTAACTGGTCAAACAGAAGGCGGGTGCGGTGTTCGATTGGAATTGGGATTAGAGGAATGAAAGCTTGAGGCTATTAtttgtggcatgcggcatgtggcaggcGCTCAGATCGGCAGTCCAAGATTTGATTTGAGCTCTTTGATAGATTTCACTTGCCTCGACtgctgcatttgcaaattgaattccaTTTTGAGAAATGTTTCTTACCCTACAAAGCACTCGCTGCCTTcatttataacaatttaatgaaattttccaATGCGttttcataatatatatataagtaagtatgtatatgttgGGCAACACATGTATGTGTTTTTGGGTTGCGACCCATTCAAATCATTAATCACACCAGCTGCCAGGGCTAACGAAAATTAAGTTTGTCTCATGCTATTTTTTGCAGCCATCAAAAAATGTTATTCTACTTCCCACTTGTGCAGAACAAATATAgcgcaaaatatttataaaacttaaacaaatttaaaacagCTATACAATTAAAGTAGATTAGCTGTTAGCCCTGGTTTGCTATTCgcgtataaataatataaaggATTAAGGAAGCTTAGTACCAATGCAAAAGCTAACTGCTTGCACCCCCGCATGCAGTTTCATGTCAATCAGCTACTTACCACGATCAAAAACTCAAAGAGCTTCCAAAATAAGCAGCAGGTGGCGCTTTCTTTTTCTATTCACTAATACtaatacactcacacagaaaaaaaacgaatgaaaaaaaagGAGCTGCTTAGGACAAAGTGGCAGCGGAGCCTCAGTGCCAACTTTTGCTATaggctttaattaaataatgataaaCATTATACACATATAGATCACTACACTGCACTGCACTGCACTTCACTTTATTGACACGCACTTTTAATTACACTTCACTTGCAATAGACGAggacacaacaaaaaaattatctaaaaaaaaacgcaCTTAATATATCCGCGACGCAACCGTGAAATtgataatttatgcaaattactCGACGCGTAAATCGCATTTTTCACTACAACTTATATGCACTCGATTTTTGACGAAAACAATTaactaatttgcatttgcacaAAAACGAACCGCACTCACGAAAATTTTCACAAAACTGGCGCGCTGGCGCTTTGCATACGAGATAGGAAATACGATATGCATGAGCAGAAAGGAGACAAAAGCCGCGCCAAAATTATGCTGCACCGTGTTGATATATTGTGGGTGCATTTCTTGCccatttttgcatattttttaaagcacACCAATTTGGGCACACTTGAGTTGCGCATTAGGAGTTGatcaaaagagaaaaagagagagcgagtgagtgtATATAAATTGCAAGCTTTAATATGAGGAGGACGAGAGGAAATTGCTGTTGATGGGTGGAAGGGGAAGAATTTTCAGACTACTGCAAATAGAAtatgtctctgtctctgactGGATGCCAATTGATGTGAGAAAGTGACTGGGAAATTATATGGCAAGCATATGTTAAGTTTCTGCGTGATTGCTTGCGAATTTGATgctttgaatttcaatttactgAGACGGAATCGCACACGAAATGCTGACATTTTGTAGGAGAGAAGGGAAAAGGGAGAAGGGGCGCATGACACACCCCTTTTTCTTGACTATAGCCTTTGTTGTTAGCCTGTGAATTGTGCAAACATTTGGCCAAAACAGAAATAAACCCAATTGAATtacaatgaaaatatgaaatgagcaacaaagaaaaggaaagacgtttttttttagtgtgcCAAGCAAATCGCAGAAATTAAGCAAACACAAGCGAACGAAACAAAGAGAAATACATAATGTAGCAAACATACGAATAGAACTCAAGTATTTCTCTTTGGAAGGAAATTGGAAATTTTAAAGTGTGAGACATGTGGCGAGCAAATAACTAGCTGGCAAAAAAGCGCAAATTCAATATTTGCGAATACAAACAAATGCGAATCTCTGGaggacaacgacgacgtcgacgacgacaatgTCCTGTGTCCTGTCCGACCAGCAGCTGTGTCCCAGGGTAAACAAGCCACACAAAATGTGGCAAAGTGCTGCACATGCTGTGGGCcatcaaaatggaaaatacaAGAAAAGCTGATGGTATTTGGGATTTGTTCAACCACCACCCTAAAAAGTAtgccataaaaattaaactagGGTGAATTTTAAATGGCcgattgaaaaataaaaaatggcaATTCAAAATGGAAGCTCACATGCAAATTTTATCAGTAATCTCAACCCCAAAATAGAGATACAACCTCCCTCCCGGTGAAGCCAATTAGTTGGAAAAGTTGTGAGCTCAAAAATCAAAGCGACAACCCCGACAATGGAATTTTGGGGCGTGAACTGAAATCAACACCATCATCAGAGTTcatcctttttatttttgggctTTTTTTGACATGTttacacatttaattaacttacACGCGCCCAAAACTTCCGGTCAAGACAGAAGAGAAGCACAGCCAAGTGAAAATGAAACCCttgacgacaacaacaacaaaatggggCTAAGAAAACAACAGGAAAACGGTTCGTCgcttcttttatattttgacaATTTGAAACCATTTCAAGTGGTTTAATCATTTAACGCACATCATAAAAATCACATCAagtgatttttatttacacGCACTCACAACAAAGGAATGTCAacaaataacacacaaaaacggAACAATAATACAAGAAAATGCGACACCAAAGCCCTTTGAAATATTAGCGGCACAAAAATAGCACAAACGAATCAGATAACTGATAATGCcgacagcaaataaattaaattttgccaTTAAATCTTGTTGTACTAGCTGACAAATTAAACATGAGACAGATACGCATTTCAAAACTAGCGCCAAACAAAGGTGGCAACAATTTCGCGTGATCTGGCAACGTCATGACAAAAGCGTGCGTAACCTGTGAATGTCAAGTCAAGCGAACTGCtcgttaaattaaatttgaaaaaagaTAAACTAGGGAATTTACCGAGTTAATGTCGATTTTAATACAAAGCGAAATACACATAAATGATTAGGTATTAAATATAGATATTAACGTGTAAGGCATAGAATAGTGTGTGTAATGtgaattttattcaatttgttgcggACGTGCAGCCGCATAATGGGATTTGTTtgttaatgtgtgtgtgtgtgtaagttttTGGGGattttatgaaaatgcaaaataagtATAGATCTTTTCCAGCGCACGAATACACAGTAGTAGACATTAGGATATCATCTCCCTGCTTAGCTGAAGGTGTTGACCTAAAGAAGAGAAATTTGttacttaatattatatttaaatgttgcaAATGGTTCACTTACAATATCATCGATCTTGAGTATGGAGCGAATGGTCTCCGTAGCCAGCGTGATGGCCGAAATGCTGACCAGCAGCGGCTGCACAACATTCTCAGCAAAAATATCTGTGATGGCACCCTTGCGCACATTAATACCAGCGTTCTTCTCACCCTGCGCATGACGATTACGCAGCTCCGTCACCGTGGCAATGGGATTCAGACCCGCGTTCTCAGCCAATGTCGATGGAATGACCTCCAGAGCATCAGCAAATGCACGATAACAGTAGGCATCCACACCCTCCACAGTCTGAGCTGCAGCAGCCAGCTGTAGAGCCATCTCAATCTCGGGAGCACCGCCGCCCACAATCTGAGCACGCTTGCGCACCAGACAACGCACCACACAGAGAGCATCGTGCAGGGAGCGAGCAGCTTCCTCCAGAACCAGTTTGTTGGAGCCACGGCAGATGATGGAGATAGTGCGTCCCATGTTCTGAATGCCTGTGATCTTGACAAACTTGTTGGTGCCGCTGGCGACCTCTTCAACGAGATCGGCGCTGGACAGATTCTCGGCTGTGAAATGATCCAATGAAGCAATAGGGCGACAGTGGAGAGTCTTGCACACGAACTCAATGTCTTCACGCTCCACATCCTTGACCACGAGACACTTGATCTTGTCCAAGAAATGTTGAGCCAGATCTGAGACAGCATcgctataattaaaaatgaatttgataaGTATTTactaaatagaaatatattagCTCAAGCTTACCGCAAGATGGACTTCTGAACGAGCAGCACATTGCAGCCAGCCTTCTTGATCTGCTTGACAATGTTGAGAATGTAGGAACGCTCCTCCTTGAGCACACGATCCATGGCAGCGTAATCGCTGACAATCACATTGTGATCCATATCGGTTTTGGGTGCCGAAATGCAGAACTGAATCAAGCCAATCTTGGCCTTCTCAATGCGCTTGGGTGCATTGGTACCTGCCGAGCGACTGGTGAAGACCAATCCTTGCACCAACTCCGTATCCTCAACGGTGCCGCCAAGACTCTGAATCACCTTGATGTTCTTCAGATCCACAGCGTTTTCCTTACCAGGTTCGGTGACCTTAATCACGGCATCCACGGCAATGGGAGCAAGCAGACTGCTCTGTTGTGATACTACCTTCGAGTTGAGCGATGTGGAAGCGCTCTTGATCAGAGTATCACGATCGTTCAGCTCAATGGGCGTGGACATTTCAGTCAGAATCTCCACAGCCTTGTTGGAGCAACGCTGGAACGAATCCGAAATGGCCGTGGGATGCAAACCCTTCTGCAGCAGTTTCTCGCAGGCCTCCAACAGAGCACCAGCAATGACCACCACGGATGTGGTGCCGTCACCAGCCTCCACATCCTGGGCACGGGACAGCTCAACAAGCATCTTGGCAGCGGGATGCAGGACATTCATCTGCTTCAAAATGGTGGCGCCATCGTTGGTAATGGACACCTCGCCGTTGGCAGCCTGGATCATTTTGTCCATGCCGCGTGGGCCCAAACTGGTGCGAATAGCATCGGAAACAGCTGTGAATAAGAAACAAGCATTTTTAGCATGTTTTTACTATGATACATATTAAAACTACAGATTTAAGtattaaaattacgcttgtagCTCAAACGAGGGACGGACAGTCAGAGGGAATAAGCAGTAGACCAtgtcttaaattttaaagcattATTTCAGAGTTTGGTATCTTCCTTTCATTATCTAAGTTGCATTCTTCTGCCTATTAACAACATTTTAGGATGTCTCTAAGTTATAATAAATGCCCATTAGCTGTTAATTCtgtttaaattataattttctttacatGCTGCATCACATGAGTCATATTGTGTTGAGTGTCATCCCTAAGAAGTTTCCAGACTGCCGCCGCACAGCCGGCaactgcttttgtttttggcattatTGTGAGCAAACTCAACTAAACAACAATTAACATGCCTTTcatattgcaatttgttgcttaAATGAGCAAACTCTATGCATTTTATGTGATGTTTCATcgtttttgcatatttattaaaaatttcctTACCTTTTGCCGCTTGGATGTTCGACAGCCGCACATCGGTTGGTTTCGACTTGTCTTTGAAGGTCTGTGCCTTCGGTTTGATACCAACTGTCTTAGCCTTGGGCGCCATTGATGTGTTAATTATACAATTCTTACGGATTGGCAATTTTTAAACGCGATTTTCAATGCGATTAACACAGATTAAAAAATGTCTAATATAATGTTTTTCACTGCCCCGTGACGGATAGTGATGAGAAACGTGTGACGATATATTTGTACGATTATACAACACTACTTCTTGTGCTTGCTTGTGAATGACAAAATTTAGATGGAGAAACAACGTTGACACTAGTTATTTATCGAAAAgtgaatttttcaaattgtgatatactaaatattcatttattacattattaaaaggaTATTATAGAGAACTAATATAGTTTAGCTGCCGGAGGTATTTCATCGGGTCCGATTTCTACCTTTTCCGGCACGCCAgaattttggtttttatcAGAATTTATTTGAGCTGTGATCTCAGTAAAGAGTTTATCCCATTCCCAGACTTCATCAGGTTCGTCGAGCGCTTCTTGTATCTGCAAACAACGTGTTAGTATGGATAAATCAACGTTTTCAATTGCTGTAAAGGCATTCTGCGATAATAAGTCAGAACTCAGCTCCTTAAATGCCACTTCATGGTTAATTGAACCGCTGCAGAAAAGggaatacaattttaatattagttgAT
This DNA window, taken from Drosophila nasuta strain 15112-1781.00 chromosome 2L, ASM2355853v1, whole genome shotgun sequence, encodes the following:
- the LOC132787349 gene encoding T-complex protein 1 subunit delta gives rise to the protein MAPKAKTVGIKPKAQTFKDKSKPTDVRLSNIQAAKAVSDAIRTSLGPRGMDKMIQAANGEVSITNDGATILKQMNVLHPAAKMLVELSRAQDVEAGDGTTSVVVIAGALLEACEKLLQKGLHPTAISDSFQRCSNKAVEILTEMSTPIELNDRDTLIKSASTSLNSKVVSQQSSLLAPIAVDAVIKVTEPGKENAVDLKNIKVIQSLGGTVEDTELVQGLVFTSRSAGTNAPKRIEKAKIGLIQFCISAPKTDMDHNVIVSDYAAMDRVLKEERSYILNIVKQIKKAGCNVLLVQKSILRDAVSDLAQHFLDKIKCLVVKDVEREDIEFVCKTLHCRPIASLDHFTAENLSSADLVEEVASGTNKFVKITGIQNMGRTISIICRGSNKLVLEEAARSLHDALCVVRCLVRKRAQIVGGGAPEIEMALQLAAAAQTVEGVDAYCYRAFADALEVIPSTLAENAGLNPIATVTELRNRHAQGEKNAGINVRKGAITDIFAENVVQPLLVSISAITLATETIRSILKIDDIVNTFS
- the LOC132798478 gene encoding POU domain protein 2 isoform X3, translating into MMVLQQMQRRLWNATEETTTTTTAAATNATQPNIKVETDCDDEEASVRLLQQRQEQHDTFLRHMSNSPTPPSPLRSLSDCGKSYKEEEEEVEEEHEQEYAENLSRKRSAGQLDAALEDEVLNLARSESPPSKRLALDAPPTATATPTAPQQPQHAAAAAAMSAMGLPPMAFGPEDMQQALQLQLHSYIEMVRQLAPDAFPNPNLATQFLLQNSLQALAQFQALQQLKQQREQPPLNESISLPPARHYSTPVSKSPLRSPSLSPVARSNDQQPQQQHQRTPPNSLTAAAAMGLSSAVLTPNTPSMQHQASGASASTPKPMSSGATVAAVMATKLEQSPEETTDLEELEQFAKTFKQRRIKLGFTQGDVGLAMGKLYGNDFSQTTISRFEALNLSFKNMCKLKPLLQKWLEDADSSVAKSGGGVFNINTMTTNLASTPESILGRRRKKRTSIETTIRGALEQAFVLNCKPTSEEINQLSERLHMDKEVVRVWFCNRRQKEKRINPSLDLDSPTGTPLSSHAFGYPPQALNMSNGHALLEASSFCGSSISSGE
- the LOC132798478 gene encoding POU domain protein 2 isoform X2, translating into MKLCFNIIINSNNNNTGSQWQQQQQQQQQQPLNVPLATRPQHHNGGEHLFVRHFHERDRLIREHQLQQQRLRDFADEQEQELELELEQEQDVNNNKDAEEQQQQQQQQQQQQQTNSVSQLESNGHNNHWHGVVYDGNGNAMTATTATTTTTPSATAASTQHKSQTLAGDAVATFASTPSAAHKESNIYEPAKQQQQQQPNGQLCRDGNSGSPTMNKVLRHMSNSPTPPSPLRSLSDCGKSYKEEEEEVEEEHEQEYAENLSRKRSAGQLDAALEDEVLNLARSESPPSKRLALDAPPTATATPTAPQQPQHAAAAAAMSAMGLPPMAFGPEDMQQALQLQLHSYIEMVRQLAPDAFPNPNLATQFLLQNSLQALAQFQALQQLKQQREQPPLNESISLPPARHYSTPVSKSPLRSPSLSPVARSNDQQPQQQHQRTPPNSLTAAAAMGLSSAVLTPNTPSMQHQASGASASTPKPMSSGATVAAVMATKLEQSPEETTDLEELEQFAKTFKQRRIKLGFTQGDVGLAMGKLYGNDFSQTTISRFEALNLSFKNMCKLKPLLQKWLEDADSSVAKSGGGVFNINTMTTNLASTPESILGRRRKKRTSIETTIRGALEQAFVLNCKPTSEEINQLSERLHMDKEVVRVWFCNRRQKEKRINPSLDLDSPTGTPLSSHAFGYPPQALNMSNGHALLEASSFCGSSISSGE